CTTTCTCAAAGGTGATCTCGCTGTGAAGCACTGCGCCGAGCGCGAAGACGATGCCGGACTCCATCTGTGCCTTTACGCCTTCCGGATTCACCGCGAGCCCGCAGTCGATCGCGCAAGTGATCTTGTGTACCTTCACCACACCCTGCTGCGACACGGAGACTTCGGCGACCTCCGCCACGGTGCTGCCAAAACTCTCGTGCACCGCCACGCCGTGGAAGTGTCCCGCCGGCAGCGGCTTGCCCCAGCCGGATTTCTCCGCGGCTAGATTCAGTGCGGCCATGTGCCGCGGGTGATCCTTCAGCATCATTCGGCGGTAATTCACCGGGTCCTTCCCCGCGGCATTCGCGGCCTCGTCGATCAGGCACTCCATTGCATAGCCCGTGTGGCTGTGTCCCACGGAGCGCCACCACAGCACGGGAATACCGGGCCGCGGCGAATGCAGGTCCACGCGATGGTTCGGCACCGACTTCAGATACGGCGAGTCCGCCACTCCCTCCACCGAGGTGGCATCCACGCCGTCCTTCACCATCATGGCCTCCATCGGTGTTCCCGCGATGATCGACTGGCCGACGATGACGTGCTTCCACCCCACCGGCATGCCGGAGTCATCCAGCGTGATCGACGCACGATGCAGGAATGCCGGGCGGTAGAAGCCACCGCGCGTGTCGTCCTCGCGCGTCCACACCACCTTCACCGGCTTCTTCGCCGCCTTCGCGACGTGCACCGCTTCCACAATGAAGTCCGACGCAGGATTTGCCCGTCGTCCGAAGCCACCTCCGAGGAAGGTCGTGTGAATCTCCACCTGTCCCGGCTCCAGTCCCGCCGCCTTTGCCGCGAGTTGCTGGTCCATCGTCTGGAATTGCGTGCCGGTCCAGATCTCGCACTTCCCCTCGGTGAGGTGTGCGGTGGCATTCAGCGGCTCCATGGTCGCATGCGCGAGGTAGGGTACATAATAGTCCGCCTCGATCGTCTTGCCGCCCTTCGCCACCGGCAGTTCGCCCGCCTTTGCGGCGACGGCTCCTTCGGTCCCGGCGAGCTTGCGGAATTCCTCCAGAAGCTCCGCGCTGTCGTGGGCCGGGCCTTCCTTCCACTCGATCTCCAGCGCATCACGCCCTTGCTTCGCAGCCCAGAAATGATCCGCCAGCACGGCCACGCCGCTCGGCACCTGCACCACGTCGCGCACGCCGGGCACCTTTCTTGCCGCCGTCGCATCGTAGGATTTCACCGAGCCGCCGAAGCCCGGTGGACGCGCGACCACCGCGGTCAGCAGGCCATCGAAATGCACGTCGATGCCGAATTGCGCGGAGCCATTCACCTTCTCCGGCGCATCGAGTCGCTTGGTCGCCTTGCCGATG
The genomic region above belongs to Luteolibacter flavescens and contains:
- a CDS encoding xanthine dehydrogenase family protein molybdopterin-binding subunit, with amino-acid sequence MIAPTSPAAPATLGRRRFLATSGGLVLGFFVPLPKRAAAAGTPPAKPGALPAPNAFLRIGIDGRVTVLLAHSEMGQGIWTTLPMLIAEELDADWSKVSAEHAPASHTYAHPAFGMQMTGGSTTTHSEFDRYRQVGALAKEMLVQAAAARFGVKPEECRTENGHVIAGEKRASYGELAQGAARVAVPKEAKLKDPKDWKIIGKATKRLDAPEKVNGSAQFGIDVHFDGLLTAVVARPPGFGGSVKSYDATAARKVPGVRDVVQVPSGVAVLADHFWAAKQGRDALEIEWKEGPAHDSAELLEEFRKLAGTEGAVAAKAGELPVAKGGKTIEADYYVPYLAHATMEPLNATAHLTEGKCEIWTGTQFQTMDQQLAAKAAGLEPGQVEIHTTFLGGGFGRRANPASDFIVEAVHVAKAAKKPVKVVWTREDDTRGGFYRPAFLHRASITLDDSGMPVGWKHVIVGQSIIAGTPMEAMMVKDGVDATSVEGVADSPYLKSVPNHRVDLHSPRPGIPVLWWRSVGHSHTGYAMECLIDEAANAAGKDPVNYRRMMLKDHPRHMAALNLAAEKSGWGKPLPAGHFHGVAVHESFGSTVAEVAEVSVSQQGVVKVHKITCAIDCGLAVNPEGVKAQMESGIVFALGAVLHSEITFEKGHVKQGNFHDYQVARMHESPLIETHIVPSTQKMGGAGECGVPPLAAAVCNAIHAATGKRVRELPIRNLS